The following are encoded together in the Vigna angularis cultivar LongXiaoDou No.4 chromosome 9, ASM1680809v1, whole genome shotgun sequence genome:
- the LOC108321199 gene encoding signal peptide peptidase-like 4, producing MVSVGAVHSVVYVLLLSVTLVLGGDIVHHDDVAPIRPGCDNNFVLVKVPTWIDGVEKNEYAGVGARFGPTLESKEKRANLTRVVMADPPDCCTKPKNKLTSEIILVHRGKCSFTTKANIADEAGASAILIINYRTELFKMVCEENETDVDIGIPAVMLPQDAGLTLERHIKNNSNVSIQLYSPLRPLVDVAEVFLWLMAVGTILCASYWSAWSAREAAIEQEKLLKDASDDYTNTENVGSSGYVEISTIAAILFVVIASCFLVMLYKLMSFWFVEVLVVLFCIGGVEGLQTCLVALLSCFRWFRQPAQTFVKIPFFGAVSYLTLAVTPFCIVFAVVWAVCRRASWAWIGQDILGITLIITVLQIVRIPNLKVGTVLLSCAFLYDIFWVFVSKWWFHESVMIVVARGDKSGEDGIPMLLKIPRLFDPWGGYSIIGFGDIILPGLIVAFSLRYDWLAKKNLRAGYFLWAMTAYGLGLLITYVALNLMDGHGQPALLYIVPFTLGTFLSLGKKRGELKILWTRGEPERPCCHIQEDNQSINSHH from the exons ATGGTTTCAGTTGGAGCTGTTCATAGTGTGGTGTACGTGCTCCTGCTTTCAGTCACTTTGGTTTTGGGTGGGGACATAGTTCACCATGATGATGTTGCCCCCATAAGGCCTGGTTGTGACAACAACTTTGTTTTG GTAAAAGTCCCTACTTGGATTGATGGTGTGGAAAAAAATGAGTATGCTGGTGTTGGTGCAAGATTTGGCCCTACGTTGGAATCAAAAGAAAAACGTGCCAATCTTACCAGAGTTGTCATGGCTGATCCTCCTGATTGTTGTACAAAGCCTAAGAATAAG CTCACCAGTGAGATAATTTTGGTGCACCGAGGGAAATGCAGTTTTACTACAAAGGCGAATATTGCTGATGAAGCTGGTGCTTCAGCCATCCTCATTATAAACTACCGTACAG AACTTTTCAAGATGGtttgtgaagaaaatgaaactgaTGTTGATATAGGAATACCTGCTGTCATGCTTCCCCAAGATGCTGGATTGACTTTGGAAAGgcatattaaaaataactccAATG TGTCCATACAGTTATACTCTCCATTGCGTCCATTGGTTGATGTTGCGGAAGTGTTTTTGTGGCTTATGGCTGTCGGTACCATTTTATGTGCTTCATATTGGTCTGCCTGGAGTGCTAGAGAAGCAGCTATTGAGCAAGAGAAGCTTTTAAAG GATGCTTCAGATGACTATACTAATACAGAAAATGTTGGTTCCAGTGGTTATGTGGAAATTAGTACCATAGCCGCAATCTTATTCGTCGTGATTGCTTCATGTTTCTTGGTTATGCTGTATAAATTAATGTCATTCTGGTTTGTTGAAGTTCTGGTGGTTCTGTTTTGCATTGGTGGGGTAGAG GGACTGCAAACTTGTTTGGTGGCCCTATTATCATG TTTTAGATGGTTTCGCCAACCTGCCCAGACATTTGTGAAGATACCATTCTTTGGAGCTGTCTCATATCTGACACTTGCTGTTACTCCATTCTGCATAGTGTTTGCTGTGGTTTGGGCGGTTTGTCGCCGTGCATCATGGGCTTGGATTGGTCAAGATATCCTT GGTATCACATTGATAATTACAGTTCTTCAGATTGTTCGCATACCAAATCTAAAG GTTGGGACTGTTCTTCTCAGTTGTGCATTCCTATATGACATCTTCTGGGTGTTTGTCTCTAAATGGTGGTTCCATGAGAGTGTGATGATAGTG GTAGCTCGTGGTGATAAGAGTGGAGAAGATGGCATTCCCATGCTTCTCAAGATACCTCGTCTATTTGACCCTTGGGGTGGTTATAGTATCATTGGATTTGGGGACATAATCTTACCAGGACTTATAGTGGCATTTTCACTAAG GTATGATTGGTTGGCAAAGAAGAACCTTCGTGCCGGATACTTCTTGTGGGCAATGACTGCTTATGGTTTAG GTCTCCTCATCACGTATGTGGCTTTGAACTTGATGGATGGGCATGGTCAGCCAGCTTTACTTTATATAGTTCCATTTACACTTG GCACCTTTTTGTCATTGGGAAAAAAGAGAGGTGAGCTCAAGATTTTATGGACAAGAGGGGAACCAGAAAGGCCTTGCTGTCATATCCAAGAGGATAATCAATCAATTAACAGCCACCATTGA